A genomic window from Tolypothrix sp. PCC 7910 includes:
- a CDS encoding CHAT domain-containing protein, with product MKILHISLTLQGQDDVSLRYFWDNPNNYKEHKLRLTEIKGLSGKAETDYYTHLPVDYATTGQALYNWLDKSDRILANALKEPHPQGLIIAIATDKGLAHLPWEVLHDGHSFLVEKTPPIIPVRWVSNGKAITTANSPQNRPLNVLFMATSPLEVTPELDYEAEEGKILEATKRTPIDLRVEESGCLTELSYVVREYETGYFDIFHLTGHATHEFGQPYFLTEDEYGNRVDSSTADIYNALQFRFPSLIFLSGCRTGYSADSAVPSMAEELLKMGATKMGATAVLGWGQNVRDTDATAAASQLYWELSQGGTVTQALSSTYRTLIQQKTPDWHKLRLYVANTLPEALVTTLRTRGRKQLPKPSTKVEFRDDQNRLRVVKREDFVGRRRQLQNCLRTLRTDFDKVGILIQGMGGWGKSTIASRLWDRLPEHEKILWWQQIDESYLIRKLKNKLIKPAQLELIPYLENSQIELKSRLIYLLGQLAEMGEKPFLLILDDFEWNLEPRAGRYILKPQAAPILESLVEAIKETGTDNRVIITCRYDFDSDLLEYFYKQGLQPLKGSELTKKLNRLENFQSDKLPQDLRERSLNLADGNPRLLEFINNEVLSKKDPENELTKLEKSPELWKEKIIWEELYQLTDEALQKILSCCLVYKIPVPMVALEAVCDELPNYQQQLQRGLNLGLIEVSPEVQEENRVYRVSRILPHIITNIHLPEVPNVYSLYQRAYEKLHQLWGNENNESEEKWQEIFHLKFANKENPERFRQGFYQMLAVQYNSEADKAFELELRKCADDLVENGLFDALANYLRQRQWRKADEETAWIFYQVMVKEKYAYWDDLLKNFPCETLRAIDQLWLDNSDNKLGISIQSQIYQSLSGGETWEQEQWRQFCVRVWGSEYKTYNEIMGDIEESEESVIPATATIPVLIYTKAEEWLGDGFMMGFGVEGEIGVGMCWTLFSRAETCKV from the coding sequence ATGAAGATTCTCCACATTAGTTTGACCCTGCAAGGACAGGATGATGTTTCTTTACGCTATTTTTGGGACAATCCAAATAATTACAAAGAACACAAACTGCGTCTGACTGAAATCAAAGGGTTAAGTGGTAAAGCAGAAACAGACTACTATACCCATCTCCCAGTGGATTATGCTACCACGGGACAAGCACTTTACAACTGGCTAGACAAGAGCGATCGCATTTTAGCCAATGCCCTAAAAGAACCTCATCCCCAAGGTTTGATTATAGCGATCGCCACAGATAAAGGACTAGCTCATTTACCTTGGGAAGTTCTGCATGATGGTCATAGTTTTTTAGTAGAGAAAACACCCCCAATTATTCCCGTGCGGTGGGTATCCAATGGTAAAGCGATAACTACAGCTAACTCTCCTCAAAATCGCCCCCTAAATGTGCTGTTTATGGCAACTTCGCCGTTAGAAGTTACCCCCGAATTAGATTATGAAGCTGAGGAAGGGAAAATTTTAGAGGCAACCAAGCGCACCCCCATAGATTTGAGAGTAGAAGAAAGTGGCTGTTTAACAGAGTTGAGTTATGTGGTTCGGGAATATGAAACAGGATACTTTGATATCTTTCATTTAACAGGTCATGCGACTCATGAGTTTGGACAACCCTACTTTCTGACTGAAGACGAATATGGCAACCGAGTGGATAGCAGTACAGCCGATATTTACAATGCCCTGCAATTTAGATTCCCGTCTTTAATTTTCCTCTCTGGTTGCCGTACAGGTTATTCTGCTGATAGTGCAGTTCCCTCAATGGCAGAAGAATTATTGAAAATGGGTGCAACTAAAATGGGTGCAACTGCTGTACTAGGTTGGGGTCAAAATGTCCGCGATACCGATGCCACTGCTGCCGCTAGTCAATTGTATTGGGAATTGTCACAAGGGGGGACGGTGACACAGGCTTTATCTTCCACCTACCGAACACTGATTCAACAAAAAACCCCTGATTGGCATAAATTACGGCTGTATGTGGCGAATACTTTACCGGAAGCTTTAGTAACGACCTTAAGGACAAGGGGAAGAAAGCAACTGCCAAAACCTTCTACTAAAGTAGAGTTCAGGGATGATCAAAATCGGTTAAGGGTTGTTAAACGAGAGGATTTTGTTGGTCGTCGTCGTCAATTACAGAATTGTTTGCGGACTTTGAGGACAGATTTTGACAAAGTAGGGATATTAATTCAGGGTATGGGAGGATGGGGGAAAAGTACCATCGCCTCTCGACTTTGGGATAGGTTGCCAGAACATGAAAAAATTCTCTGGTGGCAACAAATTGATGAATCTTATTTGATTAGAAAACTCAAGAATAAACTGATTAAACCAGCGCAACTGGAACTAATTCCCTATCTAGAAAATAGTCAGATTGAACTAAAATCCCGATTAATTTACCTATTGGGTCAACTAGCAGAAATGGGAGAAAAACCGTTTCTTCTGATTCTTGACGATTTTGAATGGAATCTCGAACCCCGTGCAGGTAGATACATTCTTAAACCTCAAGCAGCCCCAATATTAGAATCTTTAGTTGAAGCCATCAAAGAAACGGGAACTGACAATAGGGTTATTATTACTTGTCGCTATGATTTTGATTCTGACTTATTGGAATATTTCTATAAACAAGGCTTACAACCACTTAAAGGGTCTGAACTGACTAAAAAACTCAATCGCTTAGAGAATTTTCAGTCTGATAAGCTACCTCAAGATTTACGAGAACGGTCATTAAATCTAGCAGATGGCAATCCTCGTTTATTGGAATTTATCAACAATGAAGTATTAAGCAAAAAAGACCCAGAGAATGAACTAACGAAACTAGAAAAAAGTCCCGAATTATGGAAAGAAAAAATTATTTGGGAAGAATTGTATCAGCTTACTGATGAAGCATTACAGAAGATTCTTAGCTGTTGCTTAGTTTATAAAATTCCTGTACCGATGGTAGCTTTAGAAGCAGTTTGTGATGAGCTTCCTAATTATCAACAGCAATTACAACGGGGACTAAATCTGGGGCTGATTGAAGTCAGTCCTGAAGTTCAAGAAGAAAATAGGGTTTATCGAGTTTCACGGATTTTACCCCATATTATCACCAATATCCACCTCCCTGAAGTACCAAACGTCTATTCTCTCTACCAAAGAGCTTATGAAAAATTACATCAGTTATGGGGAAATGAAAATAATGAAAGCGAAGAAAAATGGCAAGAAATTTTTCACTTGAAATTCGCCAATAAAGAAAATCCTGAACGCTTCAGACAAGGCTTTTATCAAATGTTAGCAGTTCAATATAACTCAGAAGCAGATAAGGCTTTTGAATTGGAATTGAGAAAATGTGCTGATGACTTAGTAGAAAATGGACTATTTGACGCATTGGCAAATTATTTGAGGCAAAGACAGTGGCGAAAGGCAGACGAAGAAACTGCTTGGATTTTCTACCAAGTCATGGTTAAAGAAAAATATGCATATTGGGATGATTTGTTAAAGAATTTCCCCTGTGAAACTCTCAGGGCAATTGATCAACTCTGGCTTGATAATAGTGACAATAAATTAGGTATTAGCATCCAGAGTCAAATTTACCAGAGTCTAAGTGGAGGGGAGACTTGGGAACAGGAACAGTGGAGACAGTTTTGCGTTCGCGTTTGGGGGTCTGAGTATAAAACGTATAATGAAATCATGGGAGACATAGAAGAGAGTGAAGAAAGTGTGATACCAGCAACAGCCACCATTCCAGTATTAATTTATACCAAGGCGGAGGAGTGGTTGGGGGATGGATTTATGATGGGTTTTGGGGTGGAGGGAGAGATTGGTGTGGGGATGTGTTGGACTCTCTTCTCTCGCGCAGAGACTTGTAAAGTCTAA
- a CDS encoding transposase: MPRKARDLKPNCCYHIITRCNNREFRLTSLECREVFLYAIKKAQEKYGFKLYALCIMSNHVHYLLEPKQPEELPKIMHWLNWYTAMYFNRQHWQQEFI, translated from the coding sequence ATGCCTCGAAAAGCCCGCGATCTCAAGCCTAACTGCTGTTACCACATCATTACCCGTTGTAATAATAGGGAATTTCGCCTAACAAGTTTGGAATGTCGTGAAGTCTTCCTTTATGCGATTAAAAAAGCCCAGGAGAAGTATGGATTTAAACTTTATGCTCTGTGCATAATGTCGAATCATGTTCACTACTTGTTAGAACCCAAGCAGCCAGAGGAATTACCCAAAATCATGCACTGGCTGAACTGGTATACTGCCATGTATTTTAACCGACAGCACTGGCAGCAAGAGTTCATTTGA
- a CDS encoding TniQ family protein encodes MVNPRGMTIYLEHWNLKPLEIPQRSRLFSLEPVAVGTPYAESLSSYLHRLAQAHCLTSQKLVMGEIAPLILKDEDKSELLSKNLSHLLGNSDAKPTINGMREMTGKLVTILEELTMRQDLRFLTLLSWKGMIYDKGLFRNYRAWCPCCWEEWMRENKTIYEPLLWSFKDVEFCVIHKQRLIEECPHCGSRLPIMAKFSPAGFCSRCYGWLGQEVKGEEEIEKYRVNIQGISELIALTPQLGYEPIPIELTRKLQLILLVFEQAIGKDLNLLGDLGRIMESLRIASKTNQNQPYHLVKLIIPVCEKAKISVSQLFGLDFQELGKILFGNFSLELKL; translated from the coding sequence ATGGTTAATCCAAGAGGGATGACTATTTACTTAGAACATTGGAATCTAAAACCTTTAGAAATCCCGCAACGGAGTCGGTTATTCTCTCTTGAACCTGTGGCGGTGGGAACTCCCTACGCAGAAAGTCTTAGTAGCTATCTCCATCGTTTGGCGCAGGCGCATTGTTTGACATCTCAAAAGCTCGTTATGGGAGAAATTGCGCCACTGATCCTCAAAGATGAGGATAAATCTGAGCTATTGTCAAAAAATCTGAGTCACCTATTGGGAAATAGTGACGCGAAACCGACTATCAACGGAATGCGAGAAATGACAGGAAAGTTAGTCACTATCTTAGAAGAGTTAACAATGCGTCAGGATTTACGCTTTTTGACCCTTTTAAGCTGGAAAGGAATGATTTATGACAAGGGGTTATTTCGCAACTACCGCGCTTGGTGTCCTTGTTGTTGGGAAGAGTGGATGCGGGAGAACAAAACTATCTATGAACCATTATTATGGTCATTTAAGGATGTAGAATTTTGTGTGATTCACAAACAGCGATTAATAGAAGAATGTCCTCATTGTGGTTCGCGTTTACCTATAATGGCTAAGTTTTCACCTGCGGGATTTTGTTCTCGCTGTTATGGGTGGTTAGGACAGGAAGTTAAAGGCGAAGAGGAAATAGAGAAATATCGAGTTAATATTCAAGGAATTAGTGAATTAATCGCACTTACTCCCCAATTAGGATATGAACCTATTCCAATCGAGTTAACCCGAAAATTACAATTAATTTTGTTGGTGTTTGAACAAGCAATTGGCAAGGATTTGAATTTATTGGGGGATTTAGGGAGAATCATGGAATCGTTGAGGATTGCCTCAAAAACAAATCAAAATCAGCCTTATCATTTAGTGAAGTTGATTATTCCTGTGTGTGAGAAGGCAAAAATTAGTGTATCCCAGTTGTTTGGGTTAGATTTTCAGGAATTGGGCAAGATATTGTTCGGGAATTTTAGTCTGGAATTAAAGTTGTAG
- a CDS encoding helix-turn-helix domain-containing protein, translated as MTQKHFSIEYRFGKAIRRRRRELDLSQEALAEKSGLHRNYISGIENGERNPSLKNIVKLAAALEISVSELFVNYGIEVKSESETNS; from the coding sequence GTGACACAAAAACACTTCAGTATTGAGTACCGCTTTGGCAAAGCGATTAGGCGGCGAAGGCGAGAGCTAGATTTATCCCAAGAAGCACTGGCTGAAAAGTCAGGGCTTCATCGCAACTACATCTCAGGTATCGAAAACGGAGAGCGTAACCCTTCGTTAAAAAATATTGTTAAGTTAGCGGCAGCTTTGGAGATCTCTGTCTCCGAGCTCTTCGTTAATTACGGCATCGAGGTTAAGAGTGAATCGGAAACTAATTCCTGA
- a CDS encoding TnsA endonuclease N-terminal domain-containing protein — protein sequence MKEQFEQWVARLQISEAGQKIIEKVRSSEPSRRVGGGSKNVAGRYPSRKMGVTIQFESHRVELPVIYQLEHDEDVLEFYDQPPQIKLDYQASNGRRLGVLHTPDLFVIRTNSAGWEECKTEQDLKKLAQKNPNRYFYSQEDNQWHCPPGEVYADQFGLYYRIRSDKEINWVLQRNLQFLEDYYRSESLGVEQAIAQSLLAIVSSQPGITLAELLHQQTGAKSDDIYTLIVQEQIYFDLNAAPLAEPERCLIFRDEQTASAYRLMVEQPNVSLPAISPVINIATGTPVSWDGKGLNIILVGETEVILGAENDQLIKFKKNVFEELVRQGEITSLQTPEKTDISTESWQRFYQASPEDQAEALERYKTIEPYLNGHPPENETIPARTIRDWKAKYLTALQKYGCGYIGLLSHRSVKGNRQRKLPEDTLAIMERFILEDYETLKQKRMLEVYGALVLACEQSSVIAPSYKAFTKEVKRRTGYEQTKKRQGRRAAYQYESFYWELTQKTPRHGDRPFEIGHIDHTQLDVELVCSRTGRNLGRPWATFLVDAYSRRLLAVYLTFDSPSYRSCLMVLRICVKRHGRLPQIVVVDNGTEFHSVYFETLLATFECTKKQRPPAKARFGSVCERLFGTSNTQFVHNLLGNTQITRNVRQVTKSVNPKNQAVWTLGLLYEYLCAWAYEVYDTDEHPALFQSPRDAFAAGMVTSGSRLHRMIPYDENFQILTLPTTSEGKAKVQVGRGVKINSIYYWSNSFRDPQIENTSVPTRYDPFNIGIAYAFVRGQWVQCISQYYSQLQGRSEKELKLASAELRKRSSNYGRQSQVSAKNLAEFLASVEAQETLLEQRSYDAEAREVFIVIEGGKAATSRNEQPKLIQVPFENTDTQVAEDEAITPETLVVYEEFSL from the coding sequence ATGAAAGAGCAATTTGAACAATGGGTTGCTCGCCTTCAAATATCCGAGGCAGGGCAAAAAATTATTGAGAAAGTTCGCTCATCTGAGCCATCCCGTCGCGTTGGTGGCGGTAGCAAGAATGTTGCGGGACGCTACCCTAGTCGCAAGATGGGAGTCACGATTCAATTCGAGTCTCATCGGGTTGAACTGCCAGTTATCTATCAGTTAGAACACGATGAAGATGTTCTAGAATTCTACGATCAACCACCGCAAATTAAACTAGACTATCAAGCAAGTAACGGACGTAGATTAGGCGTTTTACACACCCCAGATTTATTTGTCATCCGAACCAATTCGGCTGGTTGGGAAGAGTGTAAAACTGAGCAGGATTTGAAAAAACTAGCTCAGAAAAACCCTAATCGTTACTTTTACTCTCAAGAAGATAATCAATGGCATTGTCCGCCAGGAGAAGTCTATGCTGACCAATTTGGGCTTTATTACCGCATTCGCTCAGATAAGGAAATAAATTGGGTTCTGCAACGTAATTTGCAATTTTTAGAAGATTACTATCGCTCAGAATCCCTAGGAGTGGAACAAGCGATCGCTCAATCATTACTTGCAATTGTGTCATCTCAACCAGGAATCACTTTAGCAGAATTACTCCATCAGCAAACAGGAGCTAAATCTGACGATATTTACACCTTAATTGTTCAAGAGCAAATCTATTTTGATTTAAATGCTGCACCACTTGCTGAACCAGAAAGATGTCTAATCTTCCGTGACGAACAAACTGCCAGTGCTTATAGATTAATGGTTGAGCAGCCAAATGTAAGTCTTCCGGCTATCTCTCCTGTAATTAATATTGCTACTGGCACGCCTGTTAGTTGGGACGGCAAAGGTTTAAATATCATCCTTGTTGGAGAAACAGAGGTGATACTTGGCGCAGAAAATGATCAGTTAATTAAATTCAAAAAAAATGTATTTGAGGAACTGGTTCGTCAAGGAGAAATCACCAGTCTCCAAACACCAGAAAAAACAGATATTAGCACAGAATCTTGGCAGCGATTTTATCAAGCTAGTCCTGAAGACCAAGCAGAGGCTCTTGAACGCTACAAAACTATCGAGCCTTACTTAAACGGACATCCCCCAGAAAACGAAACAATACCAGCCCGTACCATTCGTGACTGGAAAGCTAAATATCTAACTGCACTTCAAAAATACGGTTGCGGCTACATTGGGCTTTTGTCCCATCGCAGTGTCAAAGGTAATCGTCAGCGCAAGCTGCCTGAAGACACCTTAGCAATTATGGAGAGGTTTATTTTAGAAGACTATGAAACTCTGAAACAAAAAAGAATGTTGGAAGTTTACGGGGCTTTAGTTCTAGCTTGCGAACAATCTAGTGTAATTGCTCCGAGTTACAAAGCATTTACTAAAGAAGTAAAACGCCGTACTGGTTACGAACAAACTAAAAAACGCCAAGGTCGTCGTGCCGCTTACCAGTATGAATCCTTCTATTGGGAGCTTACCCAAAAAACCCCAAGACACGGCGATCGCCCATTTGAAATTGGACATATCGACCATACTCAGTTAGATGTAGAGTTAGTTTGCTCTCGTACAGGTCGCAATCTTGGCAGACCTTGGGCAACATTTCTCGTAGATGCTTACTCACGGCGATTGCTGGCAGTATACCTAACGTTTGACTCACCCTCATATCGTTCTTGCTTAATGGTGCTAAGAATTTGTGTCAAGCGTCACGGTAGACTTCCGCAAATTGTAGTCGTAGATAATGGTACAGAGTTTCACAGCGTTTACTTTGAAACACTATTAGCTACTTTTGAATGTACAAAAAAGCAAAGACCCCCAGCCAAAGCTCGTTTTGGTTCGGTTTGCGAACGCTTATTTGGCACTTCCAATACTCAATTTGTCCATAACTTACTCGGTAATACACAAATAACTCGTAACGTCCGCCAAGTCACCAAATCAGTTAACCCTAAAAATCAAGCCGTATGGACACTTGGTTTACTTTATGAATATCTTTGTGCTTGGGCTTACGAAGTTTATGACACAGACGAACATCCAGCGCTTTTCCAGAGTCCGAGGGATGCGTTTGCTGCAGGGATGGTGACGAGTGGCAGTCGGCTTCACCGCATGATTCCTTATGATGAGAATTTTCAGATTCTTACCCTACCAACAACCTCAGAGGGAAAAGCAAAAGTTCAGGTTGGACGCGGTGTAAAAATTAACTCAATCTACTACTGGTCTAATAGTTTCCGCGACCCCCAAATTGAAAATACCTCTGTCCCAACAAGATACGACCCATTTAATATTGGTATCGCTTATGCTTTTGTTCGAGGACAGTGGGTACAGTGTATTTCTCAATATTATTCACAACTCCAAGGTCGTTCAGAAAAAGAATTGAAGTTAGCTAGTGCTGAGTTACGCAAACGCTCCTCAAATTATGGACGACAATCTCAAGTTTCAGCTAAGAATTTAGCTGAATTTTTAGCATCTGTAGAAGCGCAAGAAACTCTACTAGAACAGCGTTCCTATGACGCAGAAGCAAGAGAAGTCTTCATAGTAATTGAGGGTGGAAAAGCAGCAACCAGCCGTAACGAACAACCAAAACTAATTCAAGTTCCTTTTGAAAATACTGATACTCAAGTGGCTGAAGATGAAGCGATCACCCCAGAAACACTTGTAGTGTATGAGGAGTTTTCATTATGA
- a CDS encoding ATP-binding protein, with amino-acid sequence MTQTNGFPLELLTRPAPERLAYFENYTVGHPRLKEVSEILMRTIAEPAGASFIFVYGPSGVGKTTLRLRVEQKLTELVLPLLESDRGRVPVVGVEAVAPESRNFNWKDYYTRALIALEEPLIDHKFDYGVRGISRDNFGKINVESKVVAPALRRALENALIHRHPDVFFVDEAQHFGKMASGYKLQDQLDCLKSLANMTGILHCLLGTYELLTFRNLSGQLSRRSVDIHFRRYCAENPEDVQAFKSVLLTFQQQMPLAEAPDLVSHWEYFYERTLGCVGILKNWLTRALKDALDREATTVTLKDLQKRAWSVAQCQRMFKEIQEGERQLSETETDIQNLRSALGLGAKPIVLPEETPKTTRPPGKVGKRKPKRDPIGVQQDVS; translated from the coding sequence ATGACACAAACTAATGGATTTCCGCTTGAACTCCTCACACGGCCTGCTCCAGAAAGGTTGGCATACTTTGAGAATTACACTGTAGGACATCCTCGACTTAAAGAAGTCTCTGAAATTCTCATGCGAACAATTGCCGAACCCGCAGGGGCATCATTTATTTTTGTTTATGGCCCTAGCGGTGTCGGTAAAACAACTTTGCGACTTCGCGTTGAGCAGAAATTAACAGAACTAGTATTACCATTACTGGAAAGCGATCGCGGTCGTGTTCCTGTTGTTGGTGTTGAAGCTGTAGCCCCAGAATCGAGAAATTTCAACTGGAAAGATTACTACACACGCGCTTTAATCGCCTTAGAAGAACCCTTAATCGATCACAAGTTTGATTACGGTGTGCGTGGTATCTCTCGCGATAATTTCGGCAAAATCAATGTTGAGTCAAAAGTAGTTGCACCTGCTTTACGCAGAGCTTTAGAAAATGCTCTCATCCATCGTCATCCAGACGTATTTTTTGTAGATGAAGCCCAACATTTTGGCAAGATGGCAAGCGGATATAAGCTGCAAGATCAATTAGACTGCCTCAAATCTTTAGCAAATATGACAGGTATCTTGCATTGTCTATTAGGAACTTACGAATTACTGACATTCCGTAATTTAAGCGGTCAACTCTCACGCCGTAGCGTCGATATTCATTTCCGCCGTTATTGTGCTGAAAATCCAGAGGATGTACAAGCTTTCAAAAGTGTATTATTAACTTTCCAGCAGCAGATGCCGCTTGCAGAAGCTCCAGATTTAGTTAGTCATTGGGAATATTTTTACGAACGTACTTTAGGATGTGTTGGCATACTGAAAAATTGGTTAACACGCGCTCTTAAAGATGCTTTGGATCGAGAAGCAACAACAGTCACTCTCAAAGACTTACAAAAACGTGCTTGGTCGGTTGCTCAGTGTCAGAGAATGTTCAAGGAAATCCAAGAGGGCGAACGACAATTATCTGAAACAGAAACAGATATACAAAACTTACGCTCTGCATTAGGACTTGGCGCAAAACCAATTGTGCTACCCGAAGAAACCCCAAAAACTACTCGTCCGCCAGGAAAGGTTGGCAAACGCAAACCTAAAAGAGATCCCATCGGAGTACAGCAAGATGTTAGCTAA
- a CDS encoding helix-turn-helix domain-containing protein: MLANGLVTYESWDLKQLSIPSRSLLYQLQPVGIRTPMVESLTGYIERLAEAHCIPPDVLISRIITPLLKQIFLKSRTSRDLRSLFDRATAINGTGNIARDLVQALQKLTLIEDLHLLTLLFWCEIIPTRNLFRTQSAWCAVCYEEWSLNNQVIYKPLLWTINSVKVCALHKICLCLQCPHCQQELPLLSWRSRPGYCSKCGGWLGMNLPVKSASELMACSTLSKEELHSQTWIVEVIGELISSTLSFKSPPVKEEIAKSLSLLIDAVTDGNIAEFARLMGIPKNTLWMWQTGKALPVLDILLKICYRLEISLLDLLKPEQLAVKSFTKISHKTFRRSPTLRASPKLFDANQVQDALLAILASDKEPPLTMEEVATGLGYDRRTIFRHFPDLCRAISAKYRSYSKACHTEKIQQSCREVKQIVLKLHHQGEYPSEARVSEIMTNPGYLRYKQVRAALNETRRKIGF, from the coding sequence ATGTTAGCTAATGGATTAGTAACATACGAATCTTGGGATTTAAAACAGCTTTCTATTCCATCTCGTAGTTTGTTGTATCAATTACAGCCTGTTGGCATTAGAACACCAATGGTGGAAAGCCTTACAGGATATATAGAAAGATTAGCGGAAGCTCATTGTATACCTCCAGATGTATTAATTTCACGAATAATTACACCATTACTAAAACAAATATTTTTGAAATCTCGAACTAGTAGAGATTTACGTTCTCTTTTCGACCGTGCCACAGCCATAAATGGTACAGGAAATATAGCAAGAGATTTAGTACAAGCGCTTCAGAAGCTAACGCTTATAGAAGATTTGCACTTGCTGACCCTGCTATTTTGGTGTGAAATTATTCCCACACGTAATTTGTTTCGTACCCAAAGCGCTTGGTGTGCTGTATGTTATGAAGAATGGAGTTTGAATAACCAAGTAATTTATAAACCACTACTTTGGACTATAAATTCCGTCAAAGTATGTGCTTTACACAAAATATGTCTATGTTTGCAATGTCCTCACTGTCAGCAAGAGTTGCCACTACTAAGTTGGCGATCGAGACCTGGTTACTGTTCTAAGTGTGGTGGTTGGTTAGGTATGAATCTTCCTGTCAAGTCCGCCTCAGAACTTATGGCTTGCTCAACTTTATCTAAAGAAGAATTACATTCGCAAACTTGGATAGTAGAGGTTATTGGAGAATTAATTTCTTCCACCCTATCTTTTAAGTCTCCACCAGTAAAAGAAGAAATTGCCAAGTCTTTGAGTCTGCTCATAGATGCAGTGACTGATGGTAATATAGCCGAGTTTGCTCGGTTGATGGGAATACCGAAGAATACTTTATGGATGTGGCAGACGGGTAAAGCTTTACCAGTGCTTGATATACTTCTGAAAATTTGTTATCGCTTAGAAATATCTCTGCTTGATTTACTAAAACCAGAACAACTTGCTGTTAAATCTTTTACGAAAATCTCACACAAAACTTTTCGGCGATCGCCCACACTAAGAGCATCTCCAAAACTTTTCGATGCTAATCAAGTACAAGATGCTTTGTTAGCAATCCTTGCAAGCGACAAAGAACCACCACTAACAATGGAAGAAGTAGCTACAGGTCTAGGATATGATAGGCGGACAATTTTCAGGCACTTTCCAGATTTATGCCGTGCTATTTCTGCCAAATACCGTAGTTATAGTAAAGCATGTCATACAGAAAAGATACAGCAGTCTTGCAGAGAAGTTAAGCAGATTGTACTTAAGTTGCATCATCAAGGAGAATACCCTTCAGAAGCTCGTGTGTCTGAAATAATGACTAATCCTGGATATCTCCGTTACAAACAGGTTCGTGCTGCTTTAAATGAAACACGACGTAAAATTGGATTCTAA